A single genomic interval of Arthrobacter sp. NicSoilB8 harbors:
- a CDS encoding DUF3097 domain-containing protein, giving the protein MSYQNWGPQNLSAPAKTQLPEVPVERGMVLEEVQSGWVGAVTRVEKSGGMHVVALEDRRGKSRSFRLGFGFLLEGQPIRLMPPVPKKAAPAAGAGRTASGSVRVAGQRAQVARASRIWVEGKHDAELVEKVWGDDLRVEGIVVEPLHGIDDLAAAVAEFGPGPGRRLGVLVDHLVPDSKESRIADAVMASPGAAGNVLIVGHPYVDVWQAIRPAVLGIERWPVIPRGVDWKTGILTAFGWPHSTKEDIGLGWQKLLGAVHSYADLEASLLGRVEEVIDFLTVP; this is encoded by the coding sequence ATGTCGTACCAGAACTGGGGACCCCAGAACCTGTCCGCCCCCGCCAAGACGCAGCTGCCGGAAGTTCCCGTGGAACGCGGGATGGTTCTCGAGGAGGTCCAGTCCGGCTGGGTGGGCGCCGTGACCCGGGTGGAGAAGTCAGGCGGCATGCACGTGGTGGCGTTGGAGGACCGGCGGGGCAAGTCCCGGTCCTTCCGCCTCGGCTTCGGCTTCCTTTTGGAGGGGCAGCCGATCCGGCTGATGCCTCCGGTCCCGAAGAAGGCCGCTCCCGCCGCCGGTGCCGGCCGCACGGCGTCGGGCTCGGTCCGGGTGGCGGGACAGCGCGCACAGGTGGCCAGGGCCAGCCGCATCTGGGTGGAAGGCAAGCACGACGCCGAGCTCGTCGAGAAGGTCTGGGGCGACGACCTCCGGGTGGAGGGCATCGTCGTCGAACCCCTGCACGGCATTGACGACCTTGCCGCGGCCGTGGCGGAGTTCGGTCCCGGCCCGGGCCGCCGGCTCGGCGTGCTCGTTGACCACCTGGTGCCCGACTCCAAGGAGTCGCGGATCGCCGACGCCGTCATGGCCTCGCCGGGCGCCGCCGGCAACGTGCTCATTGTGGGCCACCCTTACGTGGACGTGTGGCAGGCCATCCGTCCCGCGGTCCTGGGGATCGAGCGATGGCCCGTGATCCCCCGCGGCGTGGACTGGAAGACGGGCATCCTGACGGCGTTCGGCTGGCCTCACTCCACGAAGGAGGACATCGGCCTCGGCTGGCAGAAACTCCTGGGGGCCGTGCACAGCTATGCGGATCTGGAGGCATCCCTGCTCGGCCGGGTGGAAGAGGTCATTGACTTCCTCACCGTGCCGTAG
- a CDS encoding DUF4870 domain-containing protein gives MADNAREHTDNKAGHDQPPYHGVPANALPLTASEDRQWATLAHFGGILGCVPSLLIYLIFKDRGPFTAQESKEALNFTLPPTIAAVLANLLVFIPVVGNLFAVLATVIWIAVTCFSVAAGIHVNRGQPHRYEFNLRWIK, from the coding sequence GTGGCAGATAACGCACGCGAACACACGGACAACAAGGCTGGCCATGACCAGCCCCCGTACCATGGCGTTCCGGCAAATGCGCTTCCGCTGACGGCCAGCGAGGACCGGCAGTGGGCCACGCTGGCGCACTTCGGCGGCATCCTGGGCTGCGTGCCCTCGCTGCTGATCTACCTCATCTTCAAGGACCGCGGCCCGTTCACGGCACAGGAATCCAAGGAAGCCCTCAATTTCACACTGCCGCCGACGATCGCCGCGGTGCTCGCCAATCTGCTGGTCTTCATCCCCGTGGTAGGCAACCTCTTTGCCGTGCTCGCCACCGTGATCTGGATCGCCGTGACCTGCTTCTCGGTGGCGGCAGGCATCCACGTCAACCGCGGCCAGCCGCACCGTTACGAGTTCAACCTGCGCTGGATCAAGTAG
- the hemW gene encoding radical SAM family heme chaperone HemW — MPSVLPLGDPAPPDGLLPAQAGEGADQRAFGLYVHIPFCAVRCGYCDFNTYTATELGGGASQDAYAATAVSEVEFAGRVLAASGLPERPLSTVFFGGGTPTLLPAEDLARILTAAIGAWGLQPGAEVTTEANPDSVTPESLQLLADAGFTRVSFGMQSAVPHVLKVLDRTHTPSRVPEVVRWARDAGLAVSLDLIYGTPGESLEDWRYSLETALSYAPDHISAYALIVEDGTKLAAQIRRGEVPEIDDDDHAAKYELADDLISAAGLAWYEVSNWSRTPEQACRHNLAYWRGDDWWGIGPGAHSHVGGVRWWNVKHPTAYANRLGAGVSPAAGRETLDTETRNVERVMLEARLNSGLDIPSLGGLGDTGRHAVAGLIADGLVDPAAAFKGRLVLTLKGRLLADAVVRRILPD; from the coding sequence GTGCCTAGCGTTCTTCCCCTCGGCGACCCCGCGCCGCCGGACGGGCTCCTGCCCGCCCAGGCGGGCGAGGGTGCGGATCAGCGTGCCTTCGGGCTCTATGTGCACATCCCGTTCTGTGCCGTCCGCTGCGGGTACTGCGACTTCAACACCTACACTGCCACCGAGCTCGGCGGCGGGGCGTCGCAGGACGCCTACGCAGCCACCGCGGTCTCTGAGGTGGAGTTCGCCGGACGCGTCCTGGCGGCGTCGGGCCTGCCCGAGCGGCCGCTGAGCACCGTCTTCTTTGGCGGCGGCACGCCCACGCTGCTGCCGGCGGAGGATCTGGCGCGCATCCTCACCGCCGCGATCGGAGCCTGGGGCCTGCAGCCCGGCGCCGAGGTGACCACGGAGGCCAACCCGGATTCCGTCACCCCCGAATCCCTGCAGCTGCTGGCCGACGCCGGGTTCACCCGGGTCTCTTTCGGCATGCAGTCGGCCGTTCCGCACGTCCTGAAGGTCCTGGACCGCACCCACACGCCCAGCCGGGTGCCCGAGGTGGTGCGGTGGGCCCGCGATGCGGGCCTCGCGGTCAGCCTCGACCTCATCTACGGGACGCCCGGGGAGTCGCTGGAGGACTGGCGCTACTCGCTCGAGACGGCGCTGTCCTACGCCCCCGACCACATCAGCGCATACGCGCTGATTGTCGAGGACGGCACCAAGCTTGCGGCGCAGATCCGGCGCGGCGAAGTGCCGGAAATCGACGACGACGACCACGCCGCCAAATACGAACTCGCCGACGATCTGATTTCCGCCGCCGGGCTCGCCTGGTATGAGGTCAGCAACTGGTCCCGCACCCCCGAACAGGCCTGCCGGCACAACCTCGCCTACTGGCGCGGGGACGACTGGTGGGGCATCGGGCCAGGGGCGCATTCGCACGTCGGCGGCGTGCGGTGGTGGAACGTCAAGCACCCCACCGCCTACGCCAACCGCCTCGGCGCCGGTGTTTCGCCCGCCGCCGGACGCGAAACGCTGGACACCGAAACCCGCAACGTCGAACGCGTCATGCTCGAGGCCCGCCTGAACTCCGGACTCGACATCCCGAGCCTCGGCGGCCTGGGCGACACGGGCCGGCACGCCGTCGCCGGGCTGATCGCCGACGGCCTGGTGGATCCCGCGGCCGCCTTCAAGGGGCGGCTGGTCCTCACACTCAAGGGCCGGCTGCTGGCCGACGCCGTGGTCCGCAGGATCCTGCCGGACTAA
- the lepA gene encoding translation elongation factor 4, translating into MSPMARTAPVPAATDPAIIRNFCIIAHIDHGKSTLADRMLQYTGVVQSRDMKAQYLDRMDIERERGITIKSQAVRMPWELDGVSYALNMIDTPGHVDFTYEVSRSLAACEGAILLVDAAQGIEAQTLANLYLAMENNLTIIPVLNKIDLPAAQPEKYAAELANLIGGDPDDVLRVSGKTGMGVEVLLDKIVRDLPAPVGDPNAPARAMIFDSVYDTYRGVVTYVRVVDGMLHPRERIQMMSTRATHELLEIGVSSPEPTPSKGLGVGEVGYLITGVKDVRLSKVGDTVTNLAKPATDSLPGYADAKPMVFSGLYPLDGTDYPVLRDALEKLMLNDAALVYEPETSAALGFGFRVGFLGLLHLEITRERLEREYNLDLISTAPNVEYEVTLEDKKVVHVTNPSEYPTGKVAEVREPMVSATILAPNEFVGAIMELCQSRRGVMGGMDYLSEDRVEIRYRLPLAEIVFDFFDILKSKTRGYGSLDWKADGDQVADLVKVDIMLQGEQVDAFSAITHRDKAYAYGVMMTSKLRELIPRQQFEVPIQAAIGSRIIARESIRAIRKDVLAKCYGGDITRKRKLLEKQKEGKKRMKMVGRVEVPQEAFIAALTTDESKDKAKK; encoded by the coding sequence GTGTCTCCCATGGCCCGCACCGCCCCGGTGCCCGCCGCAACAGATCCGGCCATCATCCGGAACTTCTGCATCATTGCGCACATTGACCACGGCAAATCCACACTGGCCGACCGGATGCTCCAGTACACCGGCGTTGTCCAGTCCCGTGACATGAAGGCCCAGTATCTGGACCGCATGGACATTGAGCGCGAACGCGGCATCACCATCAAGTCCCAGGCCGTCCGCATGCCGTGGGAGCTCGACGGCGTCAGCTACGCGCTGAACATGATCGACACCCCCGGGCACGTTGACTTCACCTACGAGGTCTCCCGCTCACTCGCGGCCTGCGAAGGTGCGATCCTGCTGGTGGACGCGGCCCAGGGCATCGAGGCCCAGACCCTCGCCAACCTCTACCTGGCGATGGAAAACAACCTCACGATCATCCCGGTCCTGAACAAGATCGACCTCCCGGCAGCCCAACCCGAGAAGTACGCGGCGGAACTCGCCAACCTGATCGGCGGCGACCCGGACGACGTCCTTCGTGTCTCCGGCAAGACGGGCATGGGCGTCGAGGTCCTGCTGGACAAGATCGTCCGCGACCTTCCGGCCCCCGTGGGCGATCCGAATGCCCCCGCCCGCGCCATGATTTTCGACTCGGTCTACGACACCTACCGCGGCGTGGTCACCTACGTCCGCGTGGTCGACGGCATGCTGCACCCGCGCGAACGCATCCAGATGATGTCCACCCGCGCCACGCACGAACTCCTGGAGATCGGCGTGAGCTCCCCGGAACCCACCCCCTCCAAGGGCCTCGGCGTCGGCGAAGTGGGCTACCTCATCACCGGTGTGAAGGACGTCCGCCTGTCCAAGGTGGGCGACACCGTCACCAACCTGGCCAAGCCGGCCACCGACTCCCTTCCCGGCTACGCGGACGCCAAGCCCATGGTCTTCTCCGGCCTGTACCCGCTGGACGGAACGGACTATCCGGTGCTCCGCGATGCGCTCGAGAAGCTGATGCTCAACGATGCCGCGCTGGTGTACGAGCCGGAAACCTCGGCCGCCCTGGGCTTCGGCTTCCGGGTGGGCTTCCTGGGCCTGCTGCACCTGGAAATCACCCGTGAGCGGCTCGAGCGCGAGTACAACCTGGACCTGATTTCCACCGCCCCCAACGTGGAATACGAGGTGACGCTGGAAGACAAGAAGGTCGTCCACGTCACCAACCCCAGCGAGTACCCCACCGGAAAAGTCGCCGAGGTCCGCGAGCCGATGGTGTCCGCCACCATCCTGGCGCCGAACGAGTTTGTCGGCGCCATCATGGAGCTGTGCCAGAGCCGCCGCGGCGTCATGGGCGGCATGGACTACCTCTCCGAGGACCGGGTGGAAATCCGGTACCGCCTGCCGCTGGCCGAAATCGTCTTCGATTTCTTCGACATCCTCAAGTCCAAGACCCGCGGCTACGGGTCCCTGGACTGGAAGGCCGACGGCGATCAGGTGGCCGACCTGGTCAAGGTGGACATCATGCTCCAGGGCGAGCAGGTGGACGCGTTCTCCGCGATCACACACCGCGACAAGGCCTATGCCTACGGCGTGATGATGACCAGCAAGCTGCGCGAACTTATCCCGCGGCAGCAGTTCGAGGTGCCCATCCAAGCTGCCATCGGCTCGAGGATCATCGCCCGTGAAAGCATCCGCGCCATCCGCAAGGACGTCCTCGCCAAGTGCTACGGCGGTGACATCACCCGGAAGCGCAAGCTGCTGGAAAAGCAGAAGGAAGGCAAGAAGCGCATGAAGATGGTGGGCCGCGTCGAGGTCCCGCAGGAAGCCTTCATCGCAGCCCTGACCACGGACGAGTCCAAGGACAAGGCCAAGAAGTAG
- a CDS encoding type II toxin-antitoxin system PemK/MazF family toxin, with amino-acid sequence MAWNLRSIGNAVRDAVRFLDKLGGTAPGTTRGPAAKPAGKAAGKRRPAPPRPGAPTRTAGSAPATGLTVKYPGDFRGRAAVHYAPSPNGRPEPGEIVWTWVPYEEDHSQGKDRPVLLVGTTGRYLLGLMLTSKDHDGDSRRSEDYVDIGTGPWDRQGRPSEAKLDRVLQINAKDIRREGAILDAGRFNLVASALRQRNGWS; translated from the coding sequence ATGGCTTGGAACTTACGCTCGATCGGCAACGCAGTCCGCGACGCGGTGCGCTTCCTGGACAAACTCGGCGGCACCGCACCGGGTACTACCCGCGGGCCGGCCGCAAAGCCGGCGGGAAAGGCGGCGGGCAAGCGGCGGCCGGCACCGCCCCGGCCCGGCGCTCCGACCCGCACCGCGGGTTCCGCCCCGGCCACCGGACTCACCGTCAAATATCCCGGCGACTTCCGCGGACGGGCAGCCGTCCATTATGCCCCTTCACCGAACGGCCGGCCCGAGCCTGGCGAGATCGTGTGGACCTGGGTGCCCTATGAAGAGGACCATTCCCAGGGCAAGGACCGGCCGGTACTGCTGGTGGGCACCACCGGCCGGTATCTGCTGGGCCTGATGCTGACAAGCAAGGACCACGACGGCGATTCCCGCCGTTCCGAGGACTACGTGGACATCGGCACGGGCCCCTGGGACCGCCAGGGCCGGCCCAGCGAGGCGAAGCTGGACCGGGTTCTGCAGATCAATGCGAAGGACATCCGGCGTGAAGGGGCGATCCTTGACGCGGGCCGCTTCAACCTCGTCGCCTCGGCCCTGCGGCAGCGCAACGGCTGGAGCTGA
- the rpsT gene encoding 30S ribosomal protein S20 codes for MANIKSQKKRILTNEKARLRNNAVKSELKTAIRAVNTAVESTDKDAASAALLAASRKLDKAVSKGVLHKNNAANRKSAISKKVNAL; via the coding sequence GTGGCTAATATCAAGTCCCAGAAGAAGCGCATCCTGACCAACGAAAAGGCTCGCCTGCGCAACAACGCAGTCAAGTCCGAGCTGAAGACTGCCATCCGCGCCGTCAACACCGCCGTTGAGTCCACCGACAAGGATGCTGCATCTGCTGCTCTGCTTGCTGCCAGCCGTAAGCTGGACAAGGCTGTCAGCAAGGGCGTTCTTCACAAGAACAACGCTGCAAACCGCAAGTCCGCGATCTCCAAGAAGGTCAACGCACTCTAA